The proteins below are encoded in one region of uncultured Eubacteriales bacterium:
- a CDS encoding hypothetical protein (Evidence 5 : No homology to any previously reported sequences): MRSRSPCAFSQERDGVGNLSKAFLFFRDCLLRVAGEDQGIRMVLRASQPMGLTSSFLAKLYYMFGFLSTVFVVKIKFWPCQKL; encoded by the coding sequence TTGCGGTCGAGGTCGCCGTGTGCTTTCTCGCAGGAACGAGATGGTGTTGGAAATCTGTCAAAGGCATTTCTGTTTTTCCGTGACTGTCTTCTGCGCGTTGCGGGGGAGGATCAAGGGATTCGAATGGTTCTCCGAGCTTCTCAGCCCATGGGACTCACCTCTTCCTTTCTGGCTAAATTGTACTACATGTTCGGATTTTTGTCAACCGTTTTTGTGGTAAAAATCAAATTTTGGCCCTGCCAAAAACTTTGA
- the metA gene encoding homoserine transsuccinylase (Evidence 2a : Function of homologous gene experimentally demonstrated in an other organism; PubMedId : 10572016, 20042598, 2654885, 6094503; Product type e : enzyme), whose protein sequence is MPIRVPDSLPARAVLEGENIFVMTEHRALHQDIRPLNVLILNLMPTKIVTETQLLRKLSNTPLQIHVNLLRTSSYVSQHTDSDHLESFYTTFDQIKGQKYDGLIITGAPVENLEFDQVDYWEELCEIMEWSKTHVHSTLHICWGAQAGLYYYYGIEKRTLPKKLFGVYEHTVLKPSSPLFRGFDDIFYAPNSRYTEVWKEDILKVADLELIAASNEAGVFAVKSRDSRRFFIMGHPEYDPDTLAKEYWRDVDKGLDIAVPAHYFPGDDPKKPPVVRWRSAGQLLYTNWLNYYVYQTTPYDVKDI, encoded by the coding sequence ATGCCAATCCGTGTCCCCGACTCCCTGCCCGCCCGGGCTGTGCTGGAGGGAGAGAACATCTTCGTCATGACCGAGCACCGGGCCCTGCACCAGGATATCCGTCCGCTGAACGTACTCATCCTAAACCTGATGCCTACCAAGATCGTCACTGAGACCCAGCTTCTCCGCAAGCTGTCCAATACGCCGCTGCAGATCCACGTGAACCTGCTGCGGACGTCCAGCTACGTCTCCCAGCACACGGACAGCGACCATCTGGAGAGCTTTTACACCACCTTTGACCAGATCAAGGGCCAGAAGTACGACGGGCTCATTATCACCGGAGCGCCGGTGGAGAATCTGGAGTTTGATCAGGTGGACTACTGGGAGGAGCTATGCGAGATCATGGAGTGGAGCAAGACCCATGTCCACTCCACCCTGCACATCTGCTGGGGGGCTCAGGCGGGACTCTACTACTACTACGGCATTGAGAAGCGGACTTTGCCAAAAAAGCTCTTCGGCGTCTATGAGCACACAGTCCTCAAGCCCAGCTCTCCCCTGTTCCGGGGCTTTGACGATATTTTCTACGCCCCCAATTCCCGGTATACCGAGGTATGGAAAGAGGACATCCTAAAGGTGGCGGACCTGGAGCTGATCGCCGCGTCCAACGAGGCGGGGGTCTTTGCGGTGAAGAGCCGGGACAGCCGCCGTTTCTTCATCATGGGCCACCCGGAGTACGACCCGGACACCCTGGCGAAGGAGTACTGGCGGGACGTGGACAAAGGTCTGGACATCGCCGTCCCAGCCCACTACTTTCCGGGGGACGACCCCAAAAAGCCCCCCGTAGTCCGCTGGCGCAGCGCCGGGCAGCTTCTCTACACCAATTGGCTCAACTACTACGTGTATCAGACCACCCCGTACGACGTTAAAGACATCTAG
- the rpe gene encoding Ribulose-phosphate 3-epimerase: MIKIAPSILSADFANLQRDIERVPNADWLHVDVMDGMFVPNISIGVPVVQSLRACTDKFLDVHLMVEKPGRYIDAFSKAGADLLSVHLEADMPPAIHAALDRMEENGVKKGIVLRPITSAEAAVPYLKRGLDLILVMTVEPGFGGQAFMDDQLSKISALRGYINRYCPGCHLEVDGGINAETAKLCTQAGADVLVAGSAVFGAEDPYAAVETLRG, encoded by the coding sequence ATGATTAAAATTGCCCCCTCCATCCTCTCCGCCGATTTTGCCAATCTTCAGCGGGACATTGAGCGTGTTCCAAATGCGGACTGGCTCCATGTGGACGTGATGGACGGCATGTTCGTACCCAATATTTCCATCGGTGTGCCGGTGGTCCAGTCCCTCCGGGCCTGCACCGATAAATTTTTGGACGTGCACCTGATGGTGGAAAAGCCGGGTCGGTATATCGATGCGTTCTCCAAAGCCGGGGCCGATTTGCTGTCGGTCCACCTGGAGGCCGATATGCCCCCCGCCATTCACGCCGCGCTGGACCGTATGGAGGAAAACGGCGTGAAAAAAGGCATCGTCCTGCGTCCCATCACCTCCGCTGAGGCCGCCGTCCCCTACCTGAAACGGGGACTGGACCTCATTCTGGTAATGACGGTGGAGCCCGGTTTCGGCGGGCAGGCTTTCATGGACGACCAGCTCTCTAAAATCTCCGCCCTGCGGGGATACATCAACCGGTACTGCCCCGGCTGCCACCTGGAGGTGGACGGCGGCATCAACGCCGAGACCGCCAAACTCTGCACCCAGGCGGGGGCCGACGTACTGGTGGCCGGCTCCGCTGTCTTTGGCGCGGAGGACCCTTACGCGGCGGTAGAAACGCTGAGGGGTTGA
- a CDS encoding HD domain protein: MNVTYETVKNNPEIRSYIARADASLLSLGYTEHSFGHVTKCAVVASDLLEALGYDERERELAKIAAFMHDIGNVINRNDHAQSGALMAFRLLDKLGMESGDLAEVITAIGYHDDKTAYPVNAIAAALLLADKTDVRRSRVRNKDTITFDIHDRVNYAVEHSETKLDPAAKTFTLALSINTEVCAVMDYFEIFLQRMLLCRKAAEFFGLKFKLDINGLTLL, translated from the coding sequence ATGAACGTAACCTATGAGACCGTCAAAAACAATCCGGAAATCAGGAGCTATATTGCCCGGGCGGACGCCTCCCTCCTCTCGCTGGGGTACACGGAGCACTCCTTCGGGCATGTGACCAAGTGCGCCGTGGTGGCCAGCGACCTGCTGGAGGCGTTGGGTTACGACGAACGTGAGCGGGAGCTGGCTAAGATTGCCGCCTTCATGCATGACATCGGCAACGTCATTAACCGCAACGACCACGCCCAGTCGGGGGCTCTTATGGCCTTTCGGCTGCTTGACAAGCTGGGGATGGAAAGCGGGGACCTGGCCGAGGTCATCACCGCTATCGGCTACCATGACGACAAGACGGCCTACCCGGTCAACGCCATCGCCGCCGCCCTCCTCCTGGCCGACAAGACCGATGTGCGCCGCAGCCGGGTACGCAATAAGGACACCATCACCTTCGACATTCACGACCGGGTGAATTACGCGGTGGAGCACTCGGAGACCAAGCTGGACCCAGCCGCCAAGACCTTCACCCTCGCCCTCTCCATCAACACCGAGGTCTGCGCGGTGATGGACTACTTCGAGATCTTCCTCCAGCGTATGCTCCTCTGCCGCAAGGCAGCGGAGTTCTTCGGCCTCAAGTTCAAGCTGGATATCAACGGCTTGACCCTGCTGTAA
- a CDS encoding hypothetical protein (Evidence 5 : No homology to any previously reported sequences) → MRLDHLLSKETFNYEILVDNVLRSELFEDQEFTLFNLEGTRRRMAERARQRAAWGYSSAGRAPALQAGGHRFEPDYLHQTGP, encoded by the coding sequence GTGCGGCTGGATCACCTCCTTTCTAAGGAGACTTTCAACTATGAAATATTGGTTGATAACGTCCTAAGGTCAGAGCTTTTCGAGGATCAAGAATTCACGTTGTTTAATTTAGAGGGTACACGCCGAAGGATGGCGGAAAGGGCAAGGCAACGAGCCGCCTGGGGGTATAGCTCAGCTGGGAGAGCACCTGCTTTGCAAGCAGGGGGTCATCGGTTCGAGCCCGATTATCTCCACCAAACGGGCCCATAG
- a CDS encoding Acetyltransferase, GNAT family, producing the protein MEPELKLYTNEIPAKGKGYFVIEKCWPDQLDEAVRRGSRDLLAQGATAIYVCSRDPAAVLCAGQGTGYRLEFRHDMLRMERALPAPSQPRRLTLEPMRREKSGAWLAIYNESFFDVPNSATYGQSDLAQVLEDGCACGFAMLDGVPVGVYELSFKEQNCPEIEGIGLLKGARGKGLGRELLYAAMELLAELGHERTHLRVSTANENAYALYRSAGFTVTELISHWYEVISEGDLGSV; encoded by the coding sequence ATGGAGCCGGAATTGAAACTGTATACCAATGAGATACCCGCCAAGGGAAAGGGGTATTTCGTCATAGAGAAGTGCTGGCCCGACCAATTGGACGAGGCGGTGCGCCGGGGCTCCCGGGACTTGTTGGCCCAGGGGGCGACCGCCATCTACGTCTGCTCCCGGGATCCTGCCGCCGTCCTCTGCGCCGGGCAGGGGACGGGCTACCGCCTAGAGTTCCGCCACGATATGCTGCGCATGGAGCGGGCCCTGCCCGCGCCGTCCCAGCCCAGAAGGCTCACTCTGGAGCCCATGAGACGGGAGAAGAGCGGCGCGTGGCTCGCCATCTATAACGAGAGCTTTTTCGATGTGCCCAACTCTGCCACCTACGGCCAGTCCGACCTGGCTCAGGTGCTGGAAGACGGCTGTGCTTGCGGTTTCGCTATGCTGGACGGCGTGCCTGTGGGTGTTTACGAGCTGTCCTTCAAAGAGCAAAACTGTCCTGAGATCGAGGGCATCGGTCTTTTAAAGGGCGCCCGGGGCAAGGGTCTTGGCCGGGAGCTGCTTTATGCCGCCATGGAATTGCTGGCGGAGCTGGGCCATGAGAGGACCCATCTGCGGGTCTCCACCGCCAACGAGAATGCCTATGCCCTTTACCGCTCGGCGGGCTTTACCGTCACCGAGCTGATCTCCCACTGGTACGAGGTCATCTCTGAGGGGGATTTAGGCAGCGTCTAG
- a CDS encoding hypothetical protein (Evidence 5 : No homology to any previously reported sequences), translating into MANVIGADGTVNRIYDAKYFSLL; encoded by the coding sequence GTGGCCAATGTGATCGGCGCGGACGGCACGGTCAACCGTATTTACGATGCAAAATATTTTAGTCTATTGTAA
- a CDS encoding hypothetical protein (Evidence 5 : No homology to any previously reported sequences), giving the protein MSALPIFPGRLQPSIFGVSELNFRVRDGNGWTLATINTDYILTACTAKTDIKFLGSHGAPH; this is encoded by the coding sequence GTGTCGGCATTACCTATTTTCCCGGGCCGTCTCCAGCCAAGTATCTTCGGCGTAAGCGAGCTTAACTTCCGTGTTCGGGATGGGAACGGGTGGACCCTCGCCACAATCAACACCGACTATATTCTAACTGCTTGCACAGCTAAAACCGATATAAAGTTTTTAGGTTCCCATGGAGCGCCTCACTGA
- the ilvA gene encoding Threonine ammonia-lyase, producing the protein MMTLEDFKAAGRVLSGVIANTDLVYSTAFSKSTGNNVYIKPENMQVTGAYKIRGAYYKLSSLTDEEKAKGLVTASAGNHAQGVAYAAQAAGVKATIVMPTTTPLVKVNNTKDLGARVILHGQTFDDAAERAMQLVEEEGLTYIPPFNDLAIATGQGTIAYEIFQSLPDVDIILVPIGGGGLAAGVATAAKLLNPNVKVIGLEPVGAASMKASLEAGHVVTLPAVETIADGVAVKTPGDLVFPYIQKNIDEIITIEDAELVDAFLDMMEKHKMIVENAGLLSVAALSHLDCKGKNVVSVLSGGNMDVITVASLVQHGLINRGRVFTFSVQLPDRPGELLRVAEIISRENGNIIKLEHNQFVNINRQSGVELRVTLEAFGHVHKAGILQAMRSAGYDAQVVTTGEFYG; encoded by the coding sequence ATGATGACGCTGGAAGATTTCAAAGCCGCCGGCCGGGTACTGTCGGGGGTCATTGCCAACACCGACCTGGTTTACAGTACGGCATTTTCTAAGTCCACTGGAAACAATGTATACATTAAACCGGAAAATATGCAGGTGACAGGGGCCTACAAAATCCGGGGCGCGTACTATAAGCTGAGTTCCCTCACCGACGAGGAGAAAGCCAAGGGCCTGGTCACCGCCTCGGCGGGGAACCACGCCCAGGGCGTAGCCTATGCGGCCCAGGCCGCAGGGGTGAAGGCCACCATCGTCATGCCCACCACCACCCCTCTGGTCAAGGTAAATAACACCAAAGACCTTGGGGCCCGGGTCATCCTTCATGGCCAGACATTTGACGACGCGGCGGAGAGGGCCATGCAGCTTGTGGAGGAGGAGGGCCTCACCTACATCCCTCCCTTCAACGACTTAGCCATCGCTACCGGGCAGGGGACCATCGCCTACGAGATCTTCCAGAGCCTACCCGACGTGGACATTATTCTGGTGCCCATCGGCGGCGGCGGGCTGGCGGCGGGCGTCGCCACTGCGGCAAAGCTCCTCAACCCCAACGTGAAGGTCATCGGTCTGGAGCCGGTCGGGGCCGCCTCCATGAAGGCGAGCCTGGAGGCCGGGCACGTGGTGACTCTTCCGGCTGTAGAGACCATCGCCGACGGAGTGGCGGTGAAGACCCCCGGGGACCTGGTCTTCCCCTATATCCAGAAGAATATCGACGAGATCATCACCATTGAGGACGCCGAGCTGGTGGACGCATTCCTCGACATGATGGAGAAACACAAGATGATCGTGGAGAACGCGGGGCTCCTCTCCGTGGCCGCTCTCTCCCATTTGGACTGCAAGGGAAAGAACGTGGTGAGCGTCCTCTCCGGGGGCAACATGGACGTCATCACGGTAGCGAGCCTTGTCCAACATGGGCTTATCAACAGGGGGCGGGTATTCACCTTCTCGGTTCAGCTCCCCGACCGGCCCGGCGAGCTGCTCCGGGTGGCCGAGATCATCTCCCGTGAGAACGGCAACATCATCAAGCTGGAGCACAACCAGTTCGTCAACATCAACCGCCAGAGCGGAGTGGAGCTGCGGGTGACGCTGGAGGCCTTCGGGCATGTCCACAAAGCGGGCATTCTCCAGGCCATGCGGAGCGCGGGGTACGATGCCCAGGTGGTCACCACCGGGGAGTTCTACGGCTGA
- a CDS encoding conserved membrane hypothetical protein (Evidence 4 : Homologs of previously reported genes of unknown function) → MLWAGLILGIGLAYALFCRFTGLAIPCPIHLVTGLWCPGCGVTRMCLALLRLDFTEAWLANSSLLALSPVLALLGVRLAVRYVRTGVARLTGRENALVWCMIALLLAYGVARNLPSLAFLAPG, encoded by the coding sequence ATGCTGTGGGCGGGTCTGATTCTGGGAATCGGGCTCGCCTACGCCCTTTTCTGCCGTTTCACTGGTCTTGCCATCCCCTGCCCTATCCACCTTGTGACGGGGCTGTGGTGCCCCGGCTGCGGGGTCACGCGGATGTGCCTCGCCCTCCTGCGCCTGGACTTTACAGAGGCATGGCTGGCCAACTCCAGCCTGTTGGCACTCTCCCCCGTCCTGGCCCTCCTCGGGGTCCGGCTGGCGGTGCGGTACGTCCGCACCGGCGTGGCTAGGCTCACAGGGAGGGAGAACGCCCTGGTCTGGTGCATGATAGCGTTGTTGCTGGCCTACGGCGTGGCCCGGAATCTGCCGAGCCTTGCCTTTCTTGCGCCGGGCTAG
- the recR gene encoding Recombination protein RecR — protein MQYFPPTLERLVEQFARLPGIGRKSAQRLAFFMLSLPDEEAAAFADAITAAKASIACCPVCQNLTEGGGLCPICSSPKRDSGLICVVADPKDVVAIERSREYEGLYHVLHGVISPMNHVGPDDLHIKSLVDRVARGGVREVIMATNPDTEGEATAMYLSRLLKPFDVRTTRLAYGIPVGSNLEFADDATLMRALEGRRDM, from the coding sequence ATGCAATATTTTCCCCCCACCCTGGAGCGGCTGGTAGAGCAGTTCGCACGCCTGCCGGGGATTGGCCGGAAGTCGGCCCAGCGGCTGGCCTTCTTCATGCTCTCCCTCCCCGACGAGGAGGCCGCCGCCTTTGCCGACGCCATCACCGCCGCCAAGGCCTCCATTGCCTGCTGCCCCGTGTGTCAGAACCTGACCGAGGGGGGCGGCCTCTGCCCCATCTGCTCCAGCCCCAAGCGGGACAGCGGCCTCATCTGCGTGGTGGCTGACCCCAAGGATGTGGTGGCCATCGAGCGCAGCCGTGAGTACGAGGGGCTGTACCATGTGCTCCACGGAGTCATCTCCCCCATGAACCACGTGGGCCCCGACGACCTGCACATCAAGTCTCTGGTGGACCGGGTGGCCCGGGGGGGTGTGCGGGAGGTCATCATGGCCACCAACCCAGATACCGAGGGGGAGGCCACCGCCATGTACCTCTCCCGGCTCCTCAAGCCCTTTGACGTGCGGACTACCCGCCTTGCCTATGGCATCCCGGTGGGCAGCAACCTGGAGTTTGCCGATGACGCCACCCTCATGCGGGCCCTGGAGGGTCGCAGGGATATGTGA
- a CDS encoding conserved membrane hypothetical protein (Evidence 4 : Homologs of previously reported genes of unknown function), with protein MRQRNVGMCIFLTIITCGIYGLYWFVCLTDDSNECTGRGTTTGGMALLFTIITCGIYSYYWAYKMGDKLDQARAERGVPTGSQAVLYLVLSIFQLGIVAWALMQSELNRYYYNGDDI; from the coding sequence ATGAGACAGCGCAACGTAGGTATGTGTATCTTCCTGACCATCATCACCTGCGGCATCTATGGGCTCTACTGGTTCGTCTGCCTGACCGACGACTCCAACGAGTGCACTGGCCGGGGCACCACCACCGGCGGTATGGCCCTGCTTTTCACCATCATCACCTGCGGCATTTACAGCTACTATTGGGCCTACAAGATGGGCGACAAGCTGGACCAGGCCCGGGCGGAGCGGGGCGTCCCCACCGGGAGCCAGGCTGTCCTCTATCTCGTGCTTTCCATCTTCCAACTGGGCATTGTGGCCTGGGCCCTGATGCAGAGCGAGCTCAACCGCTACTACTACAATGGCGACGACATCTAA
- a CDS encoding conserved membrane hypothetical protein (Evidence 4 : Homologs of previously reported genes of unknown function) → MAETLKKREYGIDLLKSISILGVIIIHTCTYNDAVLSVGWLSSLFWGSLTRASVPLFLMCSGALFLKPGKPLSIKKLFTRSIPRILAAMVFWAMTYKVYHLVGSGGLSLAALLLALKEVLVFNQEFHLYYLQIILLVYLFLPVTDLVVQHATRRQVEYLLLLWFLLGIVYPTVGSFWPFRLLDMMAPQFQLNMTYASIGYGVLGFYLKEYPLGRRVGFGLAAAGFLTVFGGTVWMSARAGSFQTLFLQGMTVGVALLAAGIFSLCVHAEPLRGGRTEQVVTYLSKGSFCVYLTHIYFNYGLPRLGFSAALFPPLVGVPLAALATLVCSLAVYTLLRRIPVVKSWLI, encoded by the coding sequence ATGGCGGAGACTTTGAAAAAGCGGGAATACGGGATTGATCTGCTCAAGAGCATTTCCATCCTGGGCGTCATTATCATCCATACCTGCACCTATAACGACGCAGTCCTCTCCGTCGGATGGCTCTCCAGCCTATTTTGGGGCAGCCTGACCCGGGCCAGCGTGCCCCTCTTTCTCATGTGCAGCGGCGCGCTCTTTCTCAAGCCGGGAAAACCCCTTTCGATTAAAAAGCTCTTTACCAGGAGCATCCCCCGCATTCTGGCGGCCATGGTGTTCTGGGCGATGACCTATAAGGTGTACCATCTCGTCGGGAGCGGCGGGCTGTCCCTCGCCGCGCTGCTCCTGGCGCTCAAGGAGGTTCTGGTGTTCAACCAGGAGTTCCATCTCTACTACCTGCAGATCATTTTGCTGGTATATCTCTTCCTGCCGGTCACAGACCTGGTGGTCCAGCACGCCACCCGCAGGCAGGTGGAGTACTTACTGCTGCTGTGGTTCCTACTGGGCATCGTTTACCCCACGGTGGGCTCCTTCTGGCCGTTCCGGCTGCTGGATATGATGGCGCCCCAGTTCCAGCTCAATATGACCTATGCATCCATCGGGTACGGGGTGCTGGGTTTTTACCTCAAGGAGTACCCACTGGGCCGGCGGGTGGGGTTCGGATTGGCAGCCGCCGGATTCTTGACGGTCTTTGGCGGGACGGTCTGGATGTCGGCCCGGGCGGGGAGCTTTCAGACCCTCTTCCTCCAGGGGATGACAGTGGGGGTCGCGCTGCTGGCGGCGGGGATCTTCAGCCTTTGTGTTCACGCTGAGCCGCTCCGCGGCGGGCGGACGGAACAGGTGGTGACCTACCTCTCCAAGGGGTCTTTCTGTGTCTACCTCACCCACATCTACTTTAATTACGGCTTGCCCAGGTTGGGCTTTTCCGCCGCGCTCTTCCCGCCGCTGGTGGGGGTGCCGCTGGCGGCGCTGGCCACGTTGGTATGCAGCCTGGCGGTGTATACCCTCCTACGTCGTATCCCGGTGGTGAAGAGCTGGCTGATTTGA
- a CDS encoding hypothetical protein (Evidence 5 : No homology to any previously reported sequences), whose product MRRVLWPVGQAAKTAASHAANGSSILPRVTILSHAPLAQLVEQLTLNQWVPGSNP is encoded by the coding sequence ATGCGACGCGTCTTATGGCCCGTTGGTCAAGCGGCTAAGACGGCGGCCTCTCACGCCGCAAACGGGAGTTCGATTCTCCCACGGGTCACCATTTTATCCCATGCGCCTTTAGCTCAGTTGGTAGAGCAACTGACTCTTAATCAGTGGGTCCCCGGTTCGAATCCGTGA
- a CDS encoding hypothetical protein (Evidence 5 : No homology to any previously reported sequences) has product MKDDPGPKVFGVIYLDQRGGGGHDDGGLHPCGLGRIGYALGVVPRRGGDQALGFLLVGEGTQLIVRAPDFVGPCHLHIFRFNVYIVSSGLRKCRTVNQVGVGNDPRQYPAGGFEIFQRHHWQDILSRVLFILMNYGRKVNVFLTLRAIGRYNIRISSNSFFGGKCNGENGKKVGSPHLFGGGALGGMGPRVSAVFYPALCLSRCRVGAGLRGRQGHLPR; this is encoded by the coding sequence ATGAAGGATGACCCGGGCCCCAAGGTCTTTGGTGTTATTTACCTTGACCAGAGGGGTGGTGGTGGGCATGACGATGGTGGCCTTCACCCCTGCGGCCTGGGCCGCATAGGCTACGCCCTGGGCGTGGTTCCCCGCCGAGGCGGTGACCAGGCCCTTGGCTTTCTCCTCGTCGGTGAGGGAACTCAGCTTATAGTACGCGCCCCGGATTTTGTAGGCCCCTGTCACCTGCATATTTTCCGGTTTAATGTATACATTGTTTCCAGTGGACTTAGAAAATGCCGTACTGTAAACCAGGTCGGTGTTGGCAATGACCCCCGACAGTACCCGGCCGGCGGCTTTGAAATCTTCCAGCGTCATCATTGGCAGGACATCCTTTCTCGCGTTCTCTTTATTCTAATGAATTATGGGCGTAAAGTCAACGTGTTCTTGACACTCAGGGCCATTGGGCGGTACAATATTAGAATCAGCAGCAACAGCTTTTTTGGAGGAAAGTGCAATGGCGAAAATGGTAAAAAAGTCGGTAGCCCCCATCTATTTGGTGGCGGCGCTCTGGGCGGCATGGGCCCTCGTGTTTCCGCTGTATTCTACCCTGCACTATGTCTTAGCCGCTGCCGCGTCGGTGCTGGTCTACGTGGTCGCCAAGGCCATCTTCCCCGATAA
- the spoVAC gene encoding Stage V sporulation protein AC, whose product MDMTNKEYGKYVNSKSKPSPLGKNLVWAFLVGGIICTAGQGLLNLYQDMGMSETTAGTCVSVTLVFLAALFTGLGWFDKLAKRAGAGTLVPITGFANAMVAPALEFKSEGYVTGVAAKMFIIAGPVLVFGISASVIYGIILKLFFGE is encoded by the coding sequence GTGGATATGACCAATAAGGAGTACGGAAAGTACGTCAATTCAAAGTCGAAACCCTCCCCGCTGGGAAAGAATCTGGTATGGGCCTTTCTGGTGGGAGGCATCATCTGCACGGCAGGGCAGGGACTTCTGAATCTATACCAGGACATGGGCATGAGCGAGACGACGGCAGGCACCTGTGTGTCGGTCACGCTGGTCTTTCTGGCGGCGCTCTTCACGGGCCTGGGCTGGTTTGACAAGCTGGCCAAGCGGGCGGGCGCGGGGACGTTGGTGCCCATCACCGGGTTTGCCAATGCTATGGTCGCCCCGGCGTTGGAGTTCAAGAGCGAGGGCTATGTTACCGGCGTGGCCGCCAAGATGTTCATCATCGCCGGGCCGGTGCTGGTGTTCGGTATCAGCGCCTCGGTAATCTACGGCATCATACTCAAGCTCTTCTTCGGTGAGTAG
- the sfsA gene encoding Sugar fermentation stimulation protein homolog yields the protein MRYERVRRGTFLARPNRFIAHVELEGEMTVCHVKNTGRCRELLIPGAAVYLQESDNPARRTKYDLVAVEKAGEDSARLINMDAQAPNQVFGEWARSGAFTPDLTLLRPETTWGNSRFDFYFEAGVRKGFVEVKGVTLEEGGAVFFPDAPTERGVKHIEELMACRAEGYEAYLCFVIQMDNVDYFSPNDRTHLAFGDALRRAAMSGVHLMAFDCRVTPESLALGRPVEIRL from the coding sequence ATGCGCTACGAGAGAGTTCGCAGAGGGACGTTTTTAGCCCGGCCCAACCGCTTTATTGCCCATGTGGAGCTGGAGGGTGAGATGACCGTCTGCCACGTAAAGAATACGGGCCGCTGCAGAGAGCTGCTCATTCCCGGCGCCGCGGTCTACCTCCAGGAGTCGGATAACCCCGCCCGCAGGACGAAGTACGATCTTGTAGCGGTGGAGAAGGCGGGGGAGGATTCTGCTCGTCTCATCAACATGGACGCCCAAGCCCCCAACCAGGTCTTTGGCGAGTGGGCGCGTTCAGGTGCTTTCACGCCGGACCTTACCCTTCTGCGTCCTGAAACCACCTGGGGCAATTCCCGGTTTGACTTCTACTTCGAGGCCGGAGTGCGCAAGGGCTTTGTAGAGGTCAAGGGGGTCACCCTGGAGGAGGGCGGAGCCGTTTTCTTTCCTGACGCGCCCACAGAGCGGGGCGTCAAGCATATAGAGGAGCTGATGGCCTGCCGGGCAGAGGGGTATGAGGCATATCTCTGCTTTGTCATCCAGATGGATAACGTGGATTATTTCTCGCCCAACGACCGTACCCACCTTGCCTTTGGCGACGCGCTCCGACGGGCTGCGATGTCGGGGGTCCACCTGATGGCTTTCGACTGCCGCGTTACGCCTGAGAGCCTGGCGTTGGGCAGGCCGGTAGAAATCCGGCTGTAA
- a CDS encoding hypothetical protein (Evidence 5 : No homology to any previously reported sequences), which yields MHIIEVGEKMGTVCRCFLDGGMTVKEGMDVPVDFVTSCVGCAVTAGFLPACPTPGSQA from the coding sequence TTGCATATCATTGAGGTTGGCGAGAAAATGGGAACCGTCTGTCGGTGCTTTCTCGACGGCGGTATGACCGTGAAAGAGGGGATGGACGTGCCGGTGGATTTCGTCACCTCCTGCGTCGGCTGCGCCGTTACAGCCGGATTTCTACCGGCCTGCCCAACGCCAGGCTCTCAGGCGTAA